The Paenibacillus tianjinensis genome has a window encoding:
- a CDS encoding GNAT family N-acetyltransferase has translation MLQAGEVVIEEYEPRKHAKSIAEMWNRSYESWGGDNAYQTEQSVIDEHRNSTHLKLFLAVVAEEVIGYCSFSHYKEDTGALYIPLLNVRPDYHGRKIGKMLVLRAIEETIKLGWPRLDLYTWPGNTKAVPTYKKSGFFWEKRDDSTHLMNFIPSVLHTGAVKHYFETIDWYKDSTREISVQPDGRKENGFDYFTYTWSKDQLQLKMEYERSGRGLRLIETEDYLIKATIPRQHQLPFGNSYPIVYEAVNKSGQPLSLQVKSISNPQIRFELNESRVIAASESIEGSFYIHPVEEEQNAYQTHPVVEAELLINGLPAVFKLGVEPKFPVKLKLELPNRDIFAGEDIELDLTVENEYDTETDFALDLPSDSILFFKEPSVRVSVPSKSRRTVPLAAKVLVYGLWHHRVKITASEESRESSVVQQELSLVLPGLHTAFGGKTDMGCMISNGSYAAHLDKFSNALTFYEGRHRAFKLFHPKFGLPYTNEFKKNPVLQVVHYREEEAMVLEAQYALDSSEGLLLTVVVKLYSNGIFTRHYKIHNTSSSDRNEELYLKDSFSFGLDGGVMPYRGEYIDLHQGVHASSLDYWEADELTENWLFADDGKTTRGITWPSELKLIRDHWMYAVEHQLKEIPAGSVFQTKPLRIALGTWSIWRDFRSFALLQGDSEELNTSPQLKVIFNDGNPFLSGSMVVRLQEHKKTFLDGRIGVFFLLNSIEEHSLDVNAEQKLNEVNLPLLSKKGTEADLVTVQLDLDTYEMDKSYLIFPGSGNEMIQETRYVGQAEVLVADNGVLKIQASSSFAPALFSLEYRGEEWLDSSFPHPAPKSWWNPWMGGLSAGISGLSPLSLIEQPREAAFTELSDNMGNRWSGIRISVTITNNPKFRGLTLHHYFLLLPGAPVLASTVRIEQHTGSPLYPLELISSGYYKIGSELMDSRGRVKNASGENIIYKAGRVQCELNSPSGIIQYSSRERKQQLTLIANPELDAAELMVNTHVVASFTTEKLYLRDGSEQFSKPQFHLISDLQIPEQAYEDLLTIKFMK, from the coding sequence ATGCTGCAAGCCGGAGAAGTTGTTATCGAAGAATATGAACCCCGCAAACACGCGAAGTCCATTGCGGAGATGTGGAACAGAAGTTATGAAAGCTGGGGAGGAGATAATGCGTATCAGACGGAACAGAGTGTGATCGATGAGCATCGCAACAGCACTCACCTCAAACTGTTTCTGGCTGTAGTCGCTGAAGAGGTCATCGGATATTGCAGCTTCTCTCATTACAAAGAAGATACGGGAGCATTATATATACCTTTGCTGAATGTCAGGCCAGACTACCACGGGCGCAAAATCGGCAAGATGCTGGTTCTGCGTGCTATTGAGGAAACCATCAAGCTTGGCTGGCCGCGGCTGGACCTGTATACCTGGCCCGGCAACACCAAAGCGGTTCCGACATATAAGAAAAGCGGTTTTTTCTGGGAAAAACGCGATGACTCCACACACCTCATGAACTTTATCCCTTCTGTCCTGCATACAGGAGCGGTCAAACATTACTTTGAAACGATAGACTGGTATAAAGATAGTACCCGCGAAATCTCCGTTCAGCCGGATGGGCGGAAGGAAAACGGTTTTGATTATTTTACATATACGTGGAGCAAGGATCAGCTTCAGCTGAAGATGGAGTATGAACGTTCGGGGCGGGGCCTGCGGCTGATTGAAACTGAGGATTATCTGATTAAGGCGACCATTCCTCGGCAGCATCAGCTTCCTTTTGGAAACAGTTATCCCATTGTCTATGAAGCAGTGAATAAAAGCGGACAACCCTTATCGCTTCAGGTTAAAAGCATCAGCAATCCGCAAATCCGTTTTGAGCTGAACGAATCCAGGGTTATTGCAGCATCAGAGTCCATTGAAGGCAGCTTTTATATCCATCCGGTTGAAGAAGAACAAAATGCTTATCAGACGCATCCGGTAGTAGAAGCTGAACTGCTGATTAACGGCTTACCTGCCGTATTTAAACTTGGCGTGGAGCCGAAGTTTCCGGTTAAGCTCAAGCTGGAGCTGCCGAATCGTGATATTTTTGCTGGAGAAGACATCGAGCTTGATTTGACTGTGGAGAACGAATACGACACCGAGACGGACTTCGCCCTTGATTTGCCAAGTGATTCCATTCTATTCTTTAAGGAGCCCAGCGTACGGGTCTCTGTTCCTTCTAAAAGCCGAAGAACAGTTCCGCTTGCTGCAAAAGTACTGGTATACGGGCTGTGGCATCATCGTGTAAAAATTACCGCGAGTGAAGAAAGCCGTGAGTCATCGGTCGTCCAACAAGAGCTTAGTCTCGTGCTCCCAGGGCTTCATACTGCTTTTGGCGGTAAAACAGATATGGGCTGCATGATCAGCAACGGTTCGTATGCGGCACATCTTGACAAATTCAGCAATGCTCTTACCTTCTATGAGGGCAGACATCGGGCGTTCAAGCTGTTCCATCCAAAATTCGGTCTCCCTTACACCAATGAATTCAAGAAAAATCCAGTCTTACAGGTGGTTCATTATAGGGAAGAGGAAGCTATGGTGCTGGAAGCCCAATACGCGCTGGACTCCTCAGAAGGATTACTGCTTACTGTAGTAGTAAAGCTTTACAGCAACGGAATATTTACGCGTCATTACAAAATTCATAATACATCTTCTTCAGACCGGAACGAAGAATTATATCTGAAGGACAGCTTTAGCTTTGGCCTTGATGGAGGCGTAATGCCTTACCGGGGTGAGTATATAGACTTACATCAAGGCGTTCATGCCTCCAGTCTAGACTATTGGGAAGCAGACGAGCTTACAGAGAACTGGCTATTTGCGGATGACGGCAAAACCACGCGGGGGATTACCTGGCCGTCAGAGTTGAAGTTGATCAGGGATCATTGGATGTATGCCGTGGAGCATCAGCTTAAGGAGATTCCTGCCGGCAGCGTCTTTCAGACCAAGCCGCTCCGCATTGCTCTGGGAACCTGGAGCATCTGGCGAGATTTCCGTTCGTTCGCTTTGCTCCAGGGAGATTCGGAGGAACTGAACACTTCACCGCAGCTAAAAGTCATCTTTAATGACGGGAATCCTTTTCTAAGCGGTTCAATGGTAGTGCGGCTTCAGGAGCACAAGAAAACCTTTTTAGACGGCCGGATAGGTGTTTTTTTCCTATTAAACAGCATCGAGGAACACAGCCTTGATGTGAATGCTGAGCAAAAGCTTAATGAGGTGAACCTTCCGCTGCTCTCCAAAAAGGGTACGGAAGCTGATCTTGTAACGGTGCAGCTTGATTTGGATACTTACGAAATGGATAAGAGTTATCTTATATTCCCGGGCTCCGGCAACGAAATGATCCAGGAAACCAGATATGTAGGCCAGGCTGAGGTGCTTGTTGCGGATAATGGGGTGCTTAAGATTCAGGCCAGCAGCAGCTTTGCTCCGGCATTGTTTTCGCTAGAGTACCGCGGCGAAGAGTGGCTTGACTCCTCTTTCCCGCATCCGGCACCCAAATCCTGGTGGAATCCCTGGATGGGCGGACTTTCGGCCGGTATCAGCGGGTTATCTCCGCTCAGCCTGATTGAACAGCCGCGGGAAGCTGCTTTTACTGAATTGAGTGATAATATGGGGAACCGCTGGTCGGGTATCCGGATAAGCGTAACCATAACGAACAATCCGAAATTCAGGGGGCTTACCCTTCATCATTATTTTCTGCTTCTTCCCGGCGCGCCGGTACTTGCTTCTACAGTCCGGATTGAGCAGCATACCGGATCGCCTCTGTATCCGCTTGAGCTTATCTCATCGGGCTACTATAAGATAGGCAGTGAGCTGATGGATAGCAGAGGGCGTGTAAAGAACGCAAGCGGTGAGAACATTATCTATAAAGCGGGCAGAGTACAATGTGAGTTGAACAGTCCAAGCGGAATCATTCAGTATAGCTCCAGAGAGCGGAAGCAGCAGTTGACCTTAATCGCCAACCCTGAGCTGGACGCTGCCGAGCTGATGGTAAACACACATGTGGTAGCATCCTTTACAACAGAAAAGCTATATTTGCGGGACGGGAGCGAGCAGTTTAGCAAACCTCAGTTTCATCTCATCTCGGACCTGCAGATTCCGGAGCAGGCCTACGAAGATTTGTTAACAATCAAGTTTATGAAGTAA
- a CDS encoding aromatic ring-hydroxylating oxygenase subunit alpha — protein MTKTNALAEFQMQLPRDCTFTPNDWQILSQYWYPVAIAEEIQDKPVSVKLLDVKLVCYRSHGKVVIARDLCFHRGAPLSLGWVENEEIVCPYHGFRYNCEGACTSVPAHPNAKISPKLKLIMYPAVEKYGLIWTSLAGTEEQIPEFSGWDDPDFINILPPSFDIAGSSGRQMEGFLDVSHFAYVHANSFADPDNTEVPQYKVRREGNELFADYWSTVSNYGKGQENPAPEGFMWLRAFRVFAPFAASLTVHFPEDGKLMILNCASPVSARYTRLFCPISRNFDKSVPTEDTINFNLQVFSEDRAMVEAQTPEDLPLDLTAEAHIPADRTSIAYRQLLTELGLGRNYTS, from the coding sequence ATGACTAAGACTAATGCGCTTGCCGAATTCCAAATGCAGCTTCCCCGTGACTGTACCTTTACCCCAAATGACTGGCAGATTCTGTCCCAGTATTGGTATCCGGTGGCTATTGCTGAAGAAATCCAAGATAAGCCGGTTTCAGTTAAACTGCTGGATGTAAAGCTGGTCTGTTACCGCAGTCATGGCAAGGTTGTGATTGCGCGTGATCTTTGCTTCCACCGGGGTGCTCCTTTAAGTCTGGGCTGGGTTGAGAACGAAGAGATTGTCTGTCCTTATCATGGCTTCCGCTACAACTGTGAAGGAGCCTGCACTTCAGTTCCGGCGCATCCGAACGCCAAAATCTCACCTAAGCTAAAGCTGATCATGTATCCTGCTGTGGAGAAATATGGTCTTATCTGGACCTCGCTGGCAGGAACTGAGGAGCAAATTCCGGAATTCTCCGGCTGGGATGATCCGGATTTTATTAACATTCTGCCGCCAAGCTTTGACATTGCCGGTTCGTCCGGCCGGCAGATGGAAGGCTTCCTAGACGTCTCACACTTCGCTTATGTACATGCAAATTCGTTCGCAGACCCCGACAACACTGAGGTTCCGCAGTACAAAGTAAGACGTGAAGGGAATGAACTGTTTGCCGATTATTGGAGCACCGTCAGTAACTACGGGAAAGGTCAGGAGAATCCGGCACCGGAAGGGTTCATGTGGCTGCGGGCATTCCGGGTGTTCGCCCCATTCGCCGCATCGCTTACCGTACATTTTCCTGAGGACGGAAAGCTAATGATCCTGAACTGCGCTTCTCCTGTATCTGCAAGATATACGCGGCTGTTCTGCCCGATCTCACGTAACTTTGACAAGAGTGTGCCGACCGAAGATACGATTAACTTCAATCTCCAGGTGTTCTCAGAAGACAGAGCGATGGTCGAAGCACAGACACCGGAGGATCTGCCGCTGGATCTGACCGCCGAAGCCCATATTCCTGCAGACCGCACTTCTATCGCGTACAGACAGCTGTTGACTGAGTTAGGGCTTGGAAGAAATTATACCTCCTGA
- a CDS encoding NAD(P)/FAD-dependent oxidoreductase: MKKVIVIGAGILGASAAYQLAKSGAEVLIIDRKDHGQATDAAAGIICPWLSQRRNQAWYRLAKAGARFYPGLIAELHSEGETDTGYANVGALSIHQDVEKISRMYERAQSRQADAPEIGEITVFNEEETQARFPLLAEGYHSVQISGASRIDGRALRDALLRSAQRNGAVLLHGDAALQFDNNRVTGAVSGGNNFTADTVIVCAGAWAGPLLKPLGIRFKVHFQKAQIMHVTVADQQDTGAWPVIIPPTDQYLLSFEDRKIVIGATHENDIEGYDTRVTAGGMQEILNKALELAPGLADSTFQEVRVGFRPFTPGFLPVIGAFPGWEGLITANGLGASGLTMGPFIGSQLAKLALGLELDIELHDYNVQKAVE, from the coding sequence ATGAAGAAAGTCATCGTCATCGGCGCAGGGATTCTCGGCGCTTCAGCGGCATATCAGCTGGCAAAATCGGGAGCAGAAGTGCTGATTATCGATCGTAAGGATCACGGGCAGGCGACGGATGCCGCAGCTGGTATTATTTGTCCCTGGCTGTCGCAGCGGCGTAATCAGGCGTGGTATAGGCTGGCAAAAGCAGGCGCACGGTTTTACCCCGGGTTAATTGCGGAACTCCATAGTGAAGGTGAAACCGATACAGGGTATGCAAACGTAGGCGCTTTAAGTATTCATCAAGATGTAGAGAAAATAAGCAGGATGTACGAGCGGGCTCAATCGAGGCAAGCGGATGCGCCGGAAATCGGCGAGATTACGGTATTTAATGAAGAAGAAACTCAGGCCCGGTTTCCTCTCTTGGCCGAAGGCTACCATTCCGTGCAGATCAGCGGCGCCTCACGAATAGACGGGCGTGCCCTGCGTGATGCGCTGCTGCGGTCAGCCCAAAGAAACGGAGCCGTCCTGCTGCACGGTGACGCAGCACTGCAATTTGACAATAATCGAGTCACCGGAGCAGTTTCCGGTGGCAACAACTTCACGGCTGACACCGTTATTGTCTGTGCAGGCGCTTGGGCAGGTCCTTTGCTGAAGCCCTTAGGCATACGCTTCAAGGTTCATTTCCAAAAAGCGCAGATCATGCATGTAACGGTTGCTGACCAACAAGATACCGGCGCCTGGCCGGTAATCATACCGCCTACGGATCAATATCTGCTCTCTTTTGAAGACCGGAAAATTGTCATAGGGGCGACTCACGAAAATGATATTGAAGGTTATGATACAAGGGTCACAGCAGGCGGGATGCAGGAGATTCTGAATAAAGCGCTGGAGCTTGCTCCCGGTTTAGCTGACAGTACTTTTCAGGAGGTCAGAGTAGGATTCCGCCCATTTACCCCGGGTTTTCTTCCGGTGATCGGCGCTTTTCCCGGCTGGGAGGGATTAATTACAGCTAACGGCCTAGGAGCATCCGGCTTAACGATGGGGCCGTTTATTGGCAGTCAGCTGGCGAAGCTTGCACTTGGATTAGAATTAGATATTGAACTTCATGATTACAATGTTCAAAAAGCAGTCGAGTAG
- a CDS encoding amidohydrolase family protein has protein sequence MKIIDAHVHYSNIEVFHETAQTLAEIDYSEKGLLEEFRRSGVIAGVGMGVTETVAGGFPDAAALNPMLLDLGGQLPDNLFTCVGINPLTLHLEGQLEALEESLSQEKTVGIKLYAGYYHFNVGDEIYAPVYKLASKYQLPVVIHGGLTYSDRGLLKYSHPLSMEETFLKHRDITFMLCHLGDPWVMETAALLEKNPNLYTDLSGWIVGDPAKVDRLLTEQTYTDHFRRAIVFAEKYDRLVFGTDWPLVPLEAYIKFVKHLIPEAYWEEVFYKNALRVFPKLERLISER, from the coding sequence ATGAAAATCATAGATGCACATGTTCATTACTCCAATATTGAAGTCTTTCATGAGACGGCGCAGACATTAGCCGAAATCGATTACTCCGAAAAAGGATTGCTTGAAGAGTTCCGGCGTTCCGGTGTGATTGCCGGTGTGGGGATGGGTGTTACTGAAACTGTGGCAGGTGGGTTTCCCGATGCCGCAGCATTGAATCCGATGCTGCTGGATTTGGGCGGACAGCTTCCGGACAATCTGTTTACTTGTGTCGGGATCAATCCGCTGACCTTACACCTGGAAGGCCAGCTTGAAGCGCTGGAAGAATCGCTGAGCCAGGAGAAAACCGTTGGGATCAAACTGTACGCAGGCTATTATCATTTCAATGTCGGAGATGAGATTTACGCGCCAGTGTACAAGCTGGCTTCCAAATACCAGCTTCCTGTTGTCATACATGGCGGGTTAACCTATTCGGACAGAGGGCTGCTCAAATATTCACATCCGCTGTCTATGGAAGAGACCTTTTTGAAACATCGTGATATTACCTTTATGCTCTGCCATCTGGGTGATCCGTGGGTCATGGAGACGGCTGCGCTGCTGGAGAAGAATCCGAACCTGTACACAGATCTGTCCGGCTGGATCGTTGGTGATCCTGCTAAAGTTGACCGCCTTCTGACAGAGCAGACGTATACGGACCATTTCCGCCGCGCCATCGTATTTGCAGAGAAGTATGACCGGCTTGTCTTTGGCACCGACTGGCCCCTGGTTCCGCTGGAGGCGTACATTAAGTTTGTAAAACATCTTATCCCGGAAGCTTACTGGGAGGAAGTCTTTTATAAGAATGCACTGCGTGTGTTCCCTAAGCTGGAACGGCTGATCAGCGAACGATAA
- a CDS encoding MFS transporter: MFRSRSNHTPNPEHTVDKHALIFGLISVFLCGLGFSIIAPVVPFVVQPYITNPGDQAIAVTLLTSVYAICVFFAAPVLGVLSDKYGRRPLLLVCLLGSAVGYFVFGLGGALWVLFAGRIIEGITGGSISTIFAYFSDIIPPQQRTKYFGWVSAVVGAGTVIGPTIGGFLARFGYSVPLYFGAVITLLNVVYGLLFMPESLEKKNRLKKIPLIRMNPFTQLANLLSMKNLRRLLISAFLLWIPNGSLQAVFSQFTMDTFSWKPALIGLMFSIMGFQDIFSQAFIMPKLLKKFGDQQIAIIGMVSEIIGYSLIALSAVFTFYPLMIAGMFIFGFGDSIFGPSFNGMLSKSVDSSEQGRVQGGSQSIQALARVIGPLIGGQIYVSLGSASPAFMGMILIAAAIPVLYKRNVKVLRKCSIPA; encoded by the coding sequence ATGTTTAGATCCAGATCAAACCATACACCAAACCCGGAACACACTGTAGATAAGCACGCTTTAATCTTCGGTCTGATCTCTGTGTTTCTTTGCGGATTAGGCTTCAGTATCATAGCACCTGTCGTACCATTCGTAGTACAGCCTTATATTACTAATCCGGGAGATCAAGCGATTGCAGTTACGCTGCTGACCTCTGTTTATGCAATCTGTGTATTTTTTGCAGCTCCCGTCCTTGGGGTTTTGAGCGACAAATATGGCCGGCGTCCACTGCTTCTGGTTTGTCTTTTGGGTTCTGCAGTCGGATACTTCGTTTTTGGCCTGGGAGGAGCGCTATGGGTACTATTTGCCGGGCGCATTATTGAAGGTATAACAGGCGGGAGCATAAGCACCATTTTCGCGTATTTTTCAGACATTATTCCTCCGCAGCAGAGAACTAAATATTTTGGCTGGGTAAGTGCGGTTGTAGGTGCTGGCACTGTGATTGGCCCGACAATAGGCGGATTTCTTGCCAGGTTTGGTTATTCAGTGCCTCTATATTTTGGAGCCGTCATCACTTTATTGAATGTAGTATATGGATTATTATTTATGCCCGAAAGCCTTGAAAAGAAGAATAGATTGAAAAAGATTCCTTTGATAAGAATGAATCCATTCACACAGCTTGCAAACCTGCTTTCCATGAAAAATTTAAGGAGACTGCTGATCTCAGCCTTCCTGCTTTGGATACCTAACGGATCTTTACAGGCCGTATTTTCACAATTCACAATGGATACCTTCAGCTGGAAGCCTGCACTCATCGGACTTATGTTTTCAATTATGGGTTTCCAGGACATCTTTTCCCAGGCTTTCATAATGCCCAAGCTTTTGAAGAAATTTGGTGATCAGCAAATAGCAATTATTGGAATGGTATCGGAAATTATAGGCTATAGTCTTATTGCGCTGTCCGCTGTTTTCACCTTCTATCCGCTTATGATCGCCGGGATGTTTATTTTTGGTTTTGGTGATTCGATCTTTGGACCTTCATTCAATGGAATGCTCTCCAAGTCTGTTGATTCCAGTGAACAAGGAAGGGTTCAAGGAGGCAGCCAATCCATTCAGGCTTTGGCCAGAGTAATTGGCCCCCTGATTGGAGGTCAAATCTATGTATCGCTTGGGTCTGCCTCACCCGCTTTTATGGGGATGATCCTAATCGCAGCGGCAATCCCAGTTTTGTACAAAAGGAATGTAAAAGTGCTACGGAAATGTTCCATACCCGCCTAA
- a CDS encoding MarR family transcriptional regulator, translating to MNKEEQLTTRFRDLYNKMVSLNKDKMEDALRGYKSSEVHCVEYIGKNADSNVTKLAESFYMTRGAISKITKKLLEKGLIESYQKPENKKEIYFRLTGQGEVIYNIHEGLHREFQERDKTVFEQVTEEQFDTMLNFVEKYNTHLDAEIKKKATNIKPE from the coding sequence ATGAACAAAGAAGAACAGCTCACAACCCGTTTCAGGGACTTATATAACAAGATGGTTTCACTTAATAAAGATAAGATGGAAGATGCGCTTAGAGGTTATAAATCTTCTGAAGTACACTGCGTAGAATACATTGGTAAAAATGCAGATTCCAACGTGACCAAACTTGCGGAGTCCTTTTATATGACTAGAGGCGCCATAAGTAAAATAACTAAAAAACTCTTAGAAAAAGGCCTAATCGAAAGCTACCAGAAGCCAGAGAATAAGAAAGAAATTTATTTTAGGCTTACTGGGCAGGGGGAAGTAATCTATAACATCCATGAGGGACTGCACCGGGAATTTCAAGAGCGGGATAAGACCGTGTTTGAACAAGTCACTGAGGAGCAATTTGACACTATGCTTAACTTTGTGGAGAAGTATAATACTCATTTGGATGCTGAAATAAAGAAAAAGGCTACGAATATTAAGCCGGAATAA
- a CDS encoding amino acid permease, which yields MNQASDKTQDGKKLKWWQLSLLGVAGTIGTGYFLGSGLAITIGGPAVLLVYILAAIGTYMVFDALARMTAQHPEQGSFRSYAKKAFGNWAGFGSGWVYWFSELLIMGSQLTALSIFSRFWFPAVPMWIFAAGFAVLGLCIVFFGNKGFDRVENVLAVIKVAAILMFLVIALALLAGWIGGGKYTPKLPLSMPELLPSGTIGLWSAFIFAYYAYGGIEVLGIMSYRLQKPEEAPKAGKVMLLVLAVLYVLSIGLAVTMVPLKAFNPKESPFVLALRSDHLAFVPHVFNGVLIVAGFSTMTASLYAITSMMLTLAQEGDAPKVFSKKLKDKYPLYALCLIAVGLLGAIMMSLWLPGKVYEYITTAAGLMILYNWSFILLSSAKLLKPDKLSGIKRWTGLLLIGAAVAGTLFHALSRPGFYISLLIVAVIALSDFIVQRMRKKHSSGTAKQESQTDGMTDAHRSLPGGPEFRIKGIRLRKNKV from the coding sequence ATGAACCAAGCTTCAGATAAGACACAGGATGGCAAAAAATTAAAATGGTGGCAGCTAAGTTTATTAGGAGTAGCTGGAACTATAGGTACAGGGTACTTTCTTGGCTCAGGCCTGGCGATCACGATTGGCGGACCCGCAGTACTGCTTGTCTACATTTTAGCGGCAATTGGAACCTATATGGTATTTGATGCATTGGCCCGAATGACGGCACAACACCCCGAGCAGGGCTCCTTCCGCTCCTATGCCAAGAAGGCTTTCGGCAACTGGGCCGGATTCGGGAGCGGCTGGGTATACTGGTTCTCGGAACTATTGATTATGGGGAGCCAGCTCACGGCCTTGTCCATATTCTCCCGCTTCTGGTTCCCGGCTGTGCCGATGTGGATCTTTGCGGCTGGTTTTGCCGTCTTGGGCCTATGCATTGTTTTTTTCGGCAATAAAGGGTTTGACCGGGTTGAAAATGTGCTGGCTGTCATTAAAGTGGCTGCTATACTGATGTTCCTGGTAATTGCATTGGCACTACTGGCTGGATGGATTGGCGGGGGCAAGTATACACCAAAACTTCCCTTAAGTATGCCTGAACTGTTGCCGTCAGGAACGATTGGATTATGGTCAGCCTTTATTTTTGCTTATTATGCCTACGGCGGCATAGAAGTGCTCGGGATTATGTCCTACAGGCTACAGAAACCGGAGGAGGCTCCCAAAGCAGGCAAGGTCATGCTGCTTGTCCTGGCTGTGTTATATGTCCTGTCCATTGGCCTAGCTGTGACGATGGTGCCGTTAAAAGCCTTCAATCCGAAGGAAAGCCCGTTTGTGCTTGCACTCCGGAGTGACCACTTGGCTTTTGTACCGCATGTATTTAACGGTGTCTTAATTGTTGCCGGATTCTCTACAATGACCGCATCGCTCTATGCGATAACTTCCATGATGCTCACCCTTGCCCAGGAAGGGGATGCCCCCAAGGTTTTCTCGAAGAAACTAAAGGATAAATATCCGCTATACGCCCTATGCCTGATTGCTGTCGGTTTGCTGGGTGCAATCATGATGTCGCTGTGGTTACCGGGTAAGGTATATGAGTACATTACTACAGCCGCCGGACTTATGATTTTGTATAACTGGTCCTTTATCCTGCTCTCGTCTGCAAAACTGCTTAAGCCTGATAAATTAAGCGGAATCAAACGCTGGACCGGATTACTGCTGATTGGCGCAGCGGTTGCGGGCACTCTTTTTCATGCACTCAGCCGGCCTGGCTTCTACATCAGTCTGCTGATTGTCGCAGTAATTGCGCTGAGTGACTTCATTGTC
- a CDS encoding Lsa family ABC-F type ribosomal protection protein, which produces MSLINVSNLTFAYDGSYDNIFENVSFQLDTDWKLGFTGRNGRGKTTFLNLLLGKYEYSGSISAKVSFEYFPFPVEHKEYLTIDVIGEICPDAQQWQFMRELTLLQVSDDVLYRPFDSLSNGEQTKVLLAALFLMEDRFLLIDEPTNHLDMEARQLVSDYLKGKSGYILVSHDRAFLDNCVDHILSINKTGIDIQKGNFSEWWDNKERQDAFELAENDKLRTDIKRLSDAAKRTSNWSHEVEKTKNGTRNSGSKLDKGYVGHKAAKMMKRSKSIEQRQQTAINEKSKLLQNIESSSSLRITQLAYHKKQLAEFDHVSIHFGERTVCTDVSFVIEQGERIALSGKNGSGKSSLLKLLTGEEIGYSGIVRTGSQLKISYVSQDTSFLQGSLSDYARQHDIDESLFKAILRKLDLARVQFEKDMSSYSGGQKKKVLIARSLSEKVHLHIWDEPLNYIDIISRMQIEELLLEFTPTLLFVEHDREFCRNIATKVIEL; this is translated from the coding sequence ATGTCATTAATCAATGTGTCGAACTTAACGTTTGCCTATGACGGCAGCTACGATAACATCTTCGAGAATGTAAGCTTTCAGCTGGATACGGATTGGAAATTAGGGTTTACGGGGAGAAATGGAAGAGGAAAGACGACCTTTCTGAATCTGCTGCTAGGCAAATATGAATACAGCGGAAGTATATCCGCGAAAGTCAGCTTTGAATACTTCCCCTTCCCGGTAGAGCATAAAGAATATCTGACTATAGACGTGATCGGAGAGATCTGCCCGGATGCCCAGCAGTGGCAATTCATGCGTGAGCTTACCTTGCTGCAGGTTTCAGATGATGTGCTCTACCGTCCTTTTGACTCGCTGTCGAACGGAGAGCAGACGAAGGTGCTGCTGGCAGCTTTATTCTTGATGGAGGACCGGTTTCTGCTGATCGATGAACCGACCAATCATCTGGATATGGAGGCAAGACAACTGGTCAGTGATTATCTCAAGGGAAAGAGCGGCTATATTCTGGTGTCCCATGACAGGGCCTTCCTGGATAATTGTGTAGACCATATTCTCTCCATCAATAAGACTGGGATTGACATACAAAAAGGCAATTTCTCCGAGTGGTGGGACAATAAAGAGCGGCAAGATGCCTTTGAACTGGCGGAGAATGACAAGCTGCGTACAGACATCAAACGCCTGTCGGATGCCGCTAAACGCACTAGCAACTGGTCTCATGAAGTAGAGAAGACAAAAAACGGCACACGGAATTCAGGTTCAAAGTTAGATAAAGGGTATGTCGGGCATAAGGCCGCCAAAATGATGAAGCGCTCGAAATCCATCGAGCAAAGGCAGCAGACGGCCATCAACGAGAAATCCAAGCTTCTTCAGAATATAGAGAGCTCCAGCAGCCTGAGAATTACCCAGCTTGCTTATCATAAGAAGCAGCTTGCTGAGTTCGACCATGTCTCTATTCATTTCGGGGAACGTACCGTATGCACTGACGTTAGCTTTGTGATTGAACAGGGCGAGCGTATCGCACTCTCCGGCAAAAACGGCTCCGGGAAATCCAGTCTGCTCAAACTGCTCACCGGCGAAGAGATAGGCTATTCCGGTATTGTCCGAACGGGCAGCCAGCTGAAAATCTCCTATGTATCCCAGGACACCTCATTTCTGCAGGGCAGCTTATCGGACTATGCGCGCCAGCATGATATCGATGAAAGCTTGTTTAAGGCAATCTTAAGAAAGCTCGATTTAGCCAGAGTGCAATTTGAAAAGGATATGTCATCGTACAGCGGTGGCCAAAAGAAGAAAGTGCTGATCGCCCGGAGTCTTAGCGAAAAAGTTCACCTGCATATATGGGATGAGCCGCTAAATTATATTGATATCATCTCCCGGATGCAAATTGAGGAGCTGCTGCTTGAATTCACTCCGACCCTGCTGTTTGTAGAACATGACCGGGAGTTTTGCAGGAACATTGCTACTAAGGTCATTGAACTTTAA